GCTGTGGAGTTACAAGTATCTTTAGATGATATCCGCTCTTTTGTAGAAGAGTTGGGATATAGAACAACCAACTCGACAAAAGTGACGGATAGCGTCAAAGAGCTCATTCTTGATAATTATAGCGATGAAAAGAAAAAAAGCGATTTGCATAAAAAGCTGAAAGCTGAAAAGAATCGGAAGATTCAATTGTTAGAAAAGCGTGTCTCTCCTCAAGCAGATAAATTTTCAAAGAAGAAAACTGCTGCGAAAAAGGAGGCTTCACAGGAAAAAGCAGATGCGCACGCAAAGTTAGAACCGAGCATTCCTGAAGAAGCTCCTGCGGCCATCGATATTGACGACACGCCTGAAGTTGCACCAGAAATCGAAATACCATCTCAGAACACACAAGAACCTGAACCTGTAGAGATGGATGAAGTTGCATCTGCGGCAACGCTGGCTGTTGAAGAAGCGCCTATCGCGGCTGCGCCAACTGAAGAACCAATGCACAATAGCGAAGCTGAGTTGCCCGAATCCAAAATAGATTCTGCGGAAGCTGTCGCAGAAGAGGCAGCGCCTGAAGTGGAAGTGCACCTTGAGCCAAAAGAGCAAGAAGTTCAAGAATTGAATCATGCTGAAGAGGCTGAAACACCAACAACAGAAGCATCTTCTGAAGAAACTTCTGCTGTAATGACAAAAGAGGGCGATAGCAACGACGCTCAGCCATTTACTCAACATGAACCTGTTTCGAGGAAAACTCAAAACACAACTAACGTTTCTGAAGAAAATAAACAACACGAGAAGCAACCAGAAACTTTGAAATCAGACAAGGCAATGGATGTGGTGCAACCAGTACCGATAGCAGAGGAAACGGCAGAGCAGCAACTTACCGAAGCATCATCTTACGAGAAAAAAGAAACAAACTTGCAAGGTGAGAATTTAGAAACCAACGAGGCTGACGCTGCTCAAACGGAAGCAAAAGATGATGACGCCCAGAGCGACTCGCTTCAAGCTGAAATTTCACGGCAGCAGAATGAGATATCTAATCGCTTTTCGCAGTCCGAAAATATAGCGGGGCTCAAAGTCTTTGGCGAAATAGAATTGCACAAGAAAAAGCGCAAGCGGAAGAAAAATTTCCGCGAACAGGCTAAAGATTTAAAGCAGCAAATGACGCCTGAGCAGCCCAAACAGGAAGAAAAACCTGTAAAGAAAGAAAAACCGAAAGAGCGCGAAAAACCGGCTGCCGGAAAAAAAGAGCAAACCCCTGGCAAAAAACCTGTCAGAGAAGACCAAAAAGAACGCGTTTTGCAAGACGGGCCGGCTCGAGTTATTAAGAAAAAGCCGAAAAAAGCGGTTGATGAGAAAGTTGTTGATCGCAACATTCGTCAGACCATGATGACGATGGACGACACCAACGACAGTTCAGCGCGCCAGAAATTCCGCAAAATTCGCAAAAGAGAACGGCTTCGCGAGCAAGAAATTGAAGCTGCAGCCAAAGAGGCCGAAAGCAAAGTGCTGAAGATTACGGAATTTGCCTCAACGCATGAGCTGGCCGATATGCTTGGCGTGACACCGAAGGAAGTCATCCAAAAATGCTTTAAGCTGGGCAAATTTATCACGATTAACCAGCGCCTCGATAAAGAAACCATCGAGTTGCTTTCGCTCGAGTTTAACTATGAAGTTCATTTTATCTCCGATGTAGAAGCCACTGAAATTGATGACGATCCGGATTTGCCAGAAGACATGAAGACAAGACCGCCAGTGGTTACCATCATGGGACATGTCGACCATGGAAAAACATCTCTTTTGGACTATATCCGCAATAGCAACGTGGTTGCCGGCGAATCAGGTGGAATCACGCAGCACATGGGCGCGTATGAAGTCACTTTAGAAAACAAGCAAAGATTGACATTCCTCGACACGCCTGGCCATGAAGCCTTTACGGCCATGCGCGCGCGCGGTGCTCAAGTTACGGACGTGGTTATTTTGGTGGTTGCGGCTGACGATAACGTGATGCCGCAGACCGTTGAAGCCATCAACCACGCCAAGGCAGCTGAAGTGCCCATTATTGTTGCCATCAATAAGATTGATAAACCGGATGCAAACCCTGAAAAAATTCGTACTCAACTTGCCGATATCGGTGTTTTGGTTGAAGATTGGGGTGGCTCGGTTCAATGCCAGGAAATTTCTGCTAAAAAAGGAACTGGCGTGCGCGATTTGATTGATAAAGTGCTCGTCGAAGCAGAGCTTCTGGAATTAAAAGCCAATTACAGCGAAGACAAACTCTCTCGCGGTGTCGTTATTGAAGCAGAGCTCGATAAAGGAAAAGGTGTCATTGCCACCATCTTGGTTCAAACCGGTATTATCAATGTTGGAATGCCATTTGTTGCAGGTGGCTCGTCAGGTCGAATTCGCGCCATGCTGGATGAACGCGGCAACCGCCTTGAAACGGTTTATCCGTCGCAGCCTGTGCGAATCCTTGGTTTTGAGGAGCTTCCGCAAGCTGGCGATCTATTCAGCATTATGCCATCCGACCGAGAAGCTCGCGAAATTGCACAGCGCCGCCAAGTCATTCGACGCGAACATGAATTCCGCCATAGCTCTCGCGTCAAACTGAACGATATTGCCAAACAGGTTCAAGAAGGCCAAGTCCAAGAACTTCGTGTAATTATCAAAGCGGATACCGACGGATCTATTCAGGCGCTTGCCGACGGCTTAATGAAGGTTCAGACCGACGAAGTCAAGGTGGAAGTCATCCACCGCGGTGTTGGTCAAATTACCGAAACCGACGTGTTGCTGGCAGCGGCTTCAGATGCGATTATTATCGGATTCCGGGTTCGTCCGAATGTCAACGCGAAGAAACTCGCCGAAAAAGAGGAAATCGACATTCGTTTTTACAGCGTTATTTATCATGTGCTGGAAGATATTCACGATGCGCTTGAAGGCATGCTCTCACCTGAACTTCAGGAA
Above is a window of Chloroherpeton thalassium ATCC 35110 DNA encoding:
- the infB gene encoding translation initiation factor IF-2, encoding MPAEKEKKKHKLIDIAVELQVSLDDIRSFVEELGYRTTNSTKVTDSVKELILDNYSDEKKKSDLHKKLKAEKNRKIQLLEKRVSPQADKFSKKKTAAKKEASQEKADAHAKLEPSIPEEAPAAIDIDDTPEVAPEIEIPSQNTQEPEPVEMDEVASAATLAVEEAPIAAAPTEEPMHNSEAELPESKIDSAEAVAEEAAPEVEVHLEPKEQEVQELNHAEEAETPTTEASSEETSAVMTKEGDSNDAQPFTQHEPVSRKTQNTTNVSEENKQHEKQPETLKSDKAMDVVQPVPIAEETAEQQLTEASSYEKKETNLQGENLETNEADAAQTEAKDDDAQSDSLQAEISRQQNEISNRFSQSENIAGLKVFGEIELHKKKRKRKKNFREQAKDLKQQMTPEQPKQEEKPVKKEKPKEREKPAAGKKEQTPGKKPVREDQKERVLQDGPARVIKKKPKKAVDEKVVDRNIRQTMMTMDDTNDSSARQKFRKIRKRERLREQEIEAAAKEAESKVLKITEFASTHELADMLGVTPKEVIQKCFKLGKFITINQRLDKETIELLSLEFNYEVHFISDVEATEIDDDPDLPEDMKTRPPVVTIMGHVDHGKTSLLDYIRNSNVVAGESGGITQHMGAYEVTLENKQRLTFLDTPGHEAFTAMRARGAQVTDVVILVVAADDNVMPQTVEAINHAKAAEVPIIVAINKIDKPDANPEKIRTQLADIGVLVEDWGGSVQCQEISAKKGTGVRDLIDKVLVEAELLELKANYSEDKLSRGVVIEAELDKGKGVIATILVQTGIINVGMPFVAGGSSGRIRAMLDERGNRLETVYPSQPVRILGFEELPQAGDLFSIMPSDREAREIAQRRQVIRREHEFRHSSRVKLNDIAKQVQEGQVQELRVIIKADTDGSIQALADGLMKVQTDEVKVEVIHRGVGQITETDVLLAAASDAIIIGFRVRPNVNAKKLAEKEEIDIRFYSVIYHVLEDIHDALEGMLSPELQEKVTATVEIRDIFRISKIGNVAGCHVLDGKINRDSRVRLLRDGIQIYEGVLDSLKRHKDDVKEVDSGYDCGLTLKNYDDIKVNDIVESFETVETKRKLVVS